The Terriglobus tenax genome contains a region encoding:
- a CDS encoding sensor histidine kinase, producing MHSTDPKLILITLLVKLGVAAAVSSSLSRSSVFKDLLLAQHRTRRQTILLLSLICAPLMLGVWLRSIVPNFLAADISFEAVILLGLVLGSGPAMLGGALLSLPALLHHEWLAPPVNVLVGAFAGAFRSFASLEDVWSFTPLIDLSLYRWVRRNLSKPHLDRQLLLLLLIAASELGANGLASIFPRRFFSLHSNSWLLELAICACSPVVVGIPLKIWNAVRIERKLEEQTRLLLEARLDALQRQINPHFLFNTLNSIASLVRFKPELAREMVVKLANILRVLLKDREAFVPFSEELAFTDDYLRIEVVRFGEKLHVAKEIHPDTEHLVVPSMILQPLIENSIKHGLEPRITGGTVTLRSRLEGEQLLIEVEDDGIGMAPENNAPSPVSGLVRPGTGIGMKNVRERLEVLYGDSASMETISRPGRGTRVTLRMPAMHAHEAAVLAEN from the coding sequence ATGCACTCCACTGACCCCAAGCTGATCCTCATTACGCTGCTGGTAAAGCTGGGCGTCGCCGCGGCTGTTTCCAGCTCACTCTCGCGCTCCTCGGTCTTCAAAGACCTGCTGCTGGCCCAGCATCGCACGCGCCGGCAAACCATCCTTTTGCTGAGCCTGATCTGCGCACCGCTCATGCTTGGCGTTTGGCTGCGGAGCATCGTCCCCAACTTTCTGGCCGCCGACATCAGCTTTGAGGCCGTCATCCTGCTCGGTCTTGTTCTCGGATCAGGTCCGGCCATGCTGGGAGGCGCCCTGTTGTCGCTGCCGGCCCTTCTGCATCACGAATGGCTGGCTCCTCCGGTCAATGTGCTGGTCGGCGCCTTTGCAGGAGCCTTCCGCTCCTTCGCCAGCCTGGAAGATGTCTGGTCCTTCACGCCGCTGATCGACCTCAGCCTGTATCGCTGGGTCCGGAGAAACCTCAGTAAGCCCCATCTCGACCGGCAACTGCTGCTTTTACTGCTGATCGCCGCCTCAGAGCTTGGCGCAAATGGCTTAGCTTCAATCTTTCCCAGACGATTCTTCTCGTTGCACTCGAACTCCTGGCTCCTGGAACTGGCCATCTGTGCCTGTTCGCCTGTGGTCGTCGGCATCCCACTCAAAATCTGGAACGCAGTCCGTATCGAACGCAAGCTTGAGGAGCAGACGCGGCTGCTGCTGGAGGCTCGTCTGGACGCCCTTCAGAGGCAGATTAACCCCCATTTTCTGTTCAATACGCTCAATTCCATCGCATCTTTGGTGCGTTTTAAGCCCGAATTAGCACGCGAAATGGTGGTTAAACTGGCCAATATCCTTCGCGTTCTGCTCAAGGATCGCGAAGCCTTCGTTCCGTTTTCTGAGGAACTGGCCTTTACCGATGACTACCTGCGCATTGAGGTCGTCCGCTTCGGCGAGAAACTGCATGTTGCCAAGGAGATCCACCCGGACACCGAACACCTCGTCGTACCCAGCATGATCCTGCAGCCGCTCATCGAGAACAGCATCAAGCACGGACTTGAGCCACGGATCACCGGAGGCACGGTCACGCTCCGCAGCCGTCTGGAAGGCGAACAGTTGCTGATCGAGGTCGAAGACGACGGCATCGGCATGGCGCCCGAGAATAACGCGCCATCTCCGGTCAGCGGCCTGGTGCGTCCGGGAACCGGCATCGGAATGAAGAATGTCCGCGAGCGACTGGAGGTCCTGTACGGCGATTCAGCTTCTATGGAGACCATCAGCAGGCCAGGCCGGGGAACCCGGGTCACCCTTAGAATGCCGGCCATGCACGCCCATGAAGCAGCCGTCCTGGCCGAAAACTAA
- a CDS encoding lipopolysaccharide biosynthesis protein, protein MSTIDSSTKRRLMLGFVSSWVSKLASTVIQLVQVPVFLKFWSVPLYGEWLIINAIPSYLSFSNIGFGSVAGNEMTMSVAREDRESALRVFQSCWWLIVMLLGTVMVAVSSILYLIPDVSSHLHLHSISDNDARWILFYLGASVLLGQLEQLLQSAYQCVGRYPYGSFLKSCFSLFAFAVTIGAVALHQGARVTALCYALANITGTLTLAMMVRRDIPWIRFGWHFASFVEIKRLFGPAVAYMGFPIGNALNLQGTLMAVQYALGPTDVVIFGTARTVSRVALQMVQMVNNTFAPELSIAFGSDNEGLMRKLHRRSVQLAIIISLVVIACMLSLGPWFLTHWTGGHVPPSRPLLTILLLVVLLFSLWSTSSTVVTAINKHQGLAAWYIFGTSLTVVVTFFAAKHYGLYGAAGSLIISELIMNFYVIPNSLRISNDTFGAFAASMLEFPDALRPQKLLARVRRSKPAGGKIAE, encoded by the coding sequence ATGAGCACGATTGATTCTTCCACCAAGCGCCGTCTGATGCTGGGCTTCGTCTCCAGCTGGGTGTCGAAGCTGGCTTCTACGGTCATCCAGCTCGTCCAGGTTCCTGTTTTTCTGAAGTTCTGGTCGGTGCCGCTCTACGGTGAATGGCTCATCATCAATGCCATTCCTTCCTATCTGAGTTTCTCGAACATCGGCTTCGGCTCCGTCGCCGGTAACGAGATGACGATGAGCGTCGCGCGTGAGGATCGCGAGAGCGCGCTGCGTGTCTTCCAGAGCTGCTGGTGGTTGATCGTCATGCTGCTGGGAACCGTGATGGTAGCCGTCTCCAGCATTCTGTATCTGATTCCGGATGTCTCCAGCCATCTGCATCTGCATTCCATCTCGGACAACGACGCGCGCTGGATCCTGTTCTATCTCGGGGCATCGGTGCTGCTGGGGCAGCTGGAACAGTTGCTGCAGTCGGCCTATCAGTGCGTTGGCCGTTATCCGTACGGTTCCTTCCTGAAGAGCTGTTTCTCGCTGTTTGCTTTCGCTGTCACCATTGGAGCCGTGGCTCTGCACCAGGGCGCCCGGGTTACCGCGCTTTGCTATGCGCTGGCCAACATTACCGGAACGCTGACGCTGGCCATGATGGTGCGGCGGGATATCCCATGGATCCGTTTTGGATGGCACTTTGCCAGCTTTGTCGAGATCAAGCGTCTCTTTGGTCCGGCTGTCGCGTACATGGGGTTCCCGATCGGAAATGCTCTGAACCTGCAGGGAACCCTGATGGCTGTACAGTATGCGCTTGGCCCGACCGATGTCGTGATCTTCGGTACCGCACGTACCGTCAGCCGCGTCGCGCTGCAGATGGTACAGATGGTGAACAACACCTTCGCTCCGGAGCTTTCCATTGCCTTTGGATCCGACAATGAGGGGCTGATGCGTAAGCTTCACCGCCGCTCGGTACAGCTTGCCATCATCATCTCGCTGGTTGTGATTGCGTGCATGCTGTCGCTGGGGCCGTGGTTCCTGACCCATTGGACCGGTGGCCATGTGCCACCCAGCCGTCCTTTGCTGACCATTCTGCTCCTGGTGGTCCTGCTGTTTTCGCTCTGGTCCACCAGTTCCACCGTGGTGACTGCCATCAACAAGCACCAGGGACTGGCCGCATGGTACATCTTTGGCACCAGCCTGACGGTTGTGGTGACCTTCTTTGCCGCCAAGCACTATGGGCTGTACGGAGCGGCGGGTTCGCTGATCATCAGCGAGCTGATCATGAACTTCTATGTCATTCCGAACTCGTTGCGTATCTCCAATGACACGTTTGGAGCCTTTGCAGCCAGCATGCTGGAGTTTCCGGATGCCTTGCGGCCGCAAAAGCTGCTTGCCAGGGTTCGTCGTTCCAAACCGGCAGGAGGGAAGATCGCCGAATGA
- the thiS gene encoding sulfur carrier protein ThiS: MALTLELNGQRREFGALDEGVALDQVVAELGLKLDRVAVELNGDIVRRTAWAETSLKDGDKLEVVHFVGGGSNPIHVRSSDTGGRSR, encoded by the coding sequence ATGGCACTTACATTGGAACTGAACGGGCAGCGCCGCGAGTTCGGCGCGCTGGACGAAGGTGTGGCATTGGACCAGGTGGTAGCCGAACTGGGCCTGAAGCTGGATCGCGTTGCCGTGGAACTGAACGGAGATATCGTTCGCCGTACGGCCTGGGCTGAGACATCGCTCAAGGACGGAGATAAGTTGGAAGTGGTTCATTTTGTTGGGGGCGGCTCCAACCCGATCCATGTTCGCAGTTCTGATACAGGTGGCCGGAGCCGATGA
- the thiD gene encoding bifunctional hydroxymethylpyrimidine kinase/phosphomethylpyrimidine kinase, with translation MNHPETLLSIAGYDPSSGAGITADLAVFAAHGYFGTSAISALTVQATTGVRSVHAVEPAVLTDTLRTLHEDLPPAGVKIGMLGSSAAVEVVVSYVSTLDCPVVLDTVLRSSSGKDLLEPEALELFRQKLLPCVSWVTPNIDELALLTGIEAGTQQQVAKAARTLGRRYGVGVIATGGHLDPPNDYVLAAGQTEGDWLAGEHIPTRATHGTGCAFSSAFLCGLVEGKPPLVAAASAKEYVRQGMLRATKRGNGKGPLNLLWPLGC, from the coding sequence CTGAATCACCCTGAAACGCTGCTCAGCATCGCCGGATACGATCCTTCGTCAGGTGCCGGCATCACGGCGGACCTTGCCGTCTTTGCCGCGCATGGCTACTTCGGAACCAGCGCTATCTCGGCCCTGACAGTCCAGGCGACCACTGGCGTGCGGTCGGTTCATGCCGTGGAGCCGGCGGTTTTGACGGATACCTTGCGGACACTTCATGAAGACCTTCCTCCCGCGGGTGTCAAGATCGGCATGCTGGGTTCATCGGCAGCGGTGGAGGTGGTCGTGAGCTATGTCTCGACCCTCGATTGCCCGGTTGTTCTCGATACAGTGCTGCGTTCCAGCTCCGGTAAAGATCTGCTGGAGCCTGAAGCTCTGGAACTTTTCCGGCAGAAGCTGCTGCCGTGCGTCAGCTGGGTAACTCCTAACATTGACGAGCTGGCGCTACTGACCGGCATTGAGGCCGGGACACAGCAGCAGGTCGCCAAGGCCGCCCGGACACTTGGGCGACGGTACGGTGTAGGAGTCATCGCCACCGGTGGGCATCTGGATCCGCCGAACGACTACGTGCTGGCGGCTGGGCAGACGGAAGGGGACTGGCTTGCTGGAGAACATATTCCCACCCGTGCGACGCACGGGACCGGCTGCGCCTTCTCCAGCGCGTTTCTCTGTGGCCTGGTGGAAGGGAAGCCGCCGCTGGTTGCTGCTGCCTCAGCCAAGGAATATGTGCGTCAAGGTATGCTTCGCGCGACAAAGCGGGGTAATGGTAAAGGTCCTTTGAACTTGCTTTGGCCGCTGGGCTGCTAG
- a CDS encoding septal ring lytic transglycosylase RlpA family protein: MQLETSSRLLNYIPRLVTGAVALALGFTASATSAAPADVPTDLPRDLSKMPDGGNTRKFTSKKPWYQIGKASWYGSDFQGKPTANGETFDMNSLTCAHRTLPLGSWARVTNLKTKKSIFVRVNDRGPMLEDRIVDLSYAAARKLGIGGLGKVRIDPVNGSNPAQVRALVAQTASVQPLLAR, encoded by the coding sequence ATGCAACTAGAAACGTCTTCCCGATTGCTGAACTACATCCCCCGCCTGGTAACAGGTGCTGTAGCTCTGGCTCTCGGGTTTACTGCAAGTGCAACGTCTGCCGCTCCGGCTGACGTGCCTACCGATCTTCCGCGCGATTTGAGCAAGATGCCGGACGGCGGTAACACTCGTAAGTTCACGTCGAAGAAGCCCTGGTACCAGATTGGAAAAGCCTCCTGGTATGGTTCTGATTTTCAGGGTAAGCCCACCGCAAATGGTGAGACCTTCGACATGAACAGTCTGACCTGTGCCCACCGCACACTCCCCCTGGGGAGCTGGGCCCGTGTCACTAACCTCAAGACGAAGAAGTCGATTTTCGTCCGAGTCAACGATCGTGGTCCCATGCTGGAAGACCGCATCGTGGATCTTTCCTACGCCGCCGCCCGCAAGCTGGGGATTGGTGGTCTGGGGAAAGTCCGTATCGATCCCGTGAACGGTAGCAATCCGGCGCAGGTGCGTGCTCTTGTCGCGCAAACTGCTTCCGTACAGCCGTTGCTGGCTCGATAG
- the pyrF gene encoding orotidine-5'-phosphate decarboxylase gives MSSQTASSLDRLIVALDYPTQSGALQAVEELNGLVSWVKVGLELYLAEGRPVVDSLLERKLNIFLDLKLHDIPNTVAGAVRSVSGLGIGLLTVHACGGPAMLEAAANAAAKITGAPKLLAVTVLTSMDRAQLAATGIHHAPAEQVALLGKMAIEAGIDGLVCSGEEIGLLREAIGSDPLLVVPGIRPAAAAVGDQKRVVTPAAAIHMGASKLVVGRPITQAADPAAATRGILDEIAGA, from the coding sequence GTGAGCTCTCAAACTGCATCATCCCTCGACCGCCTGATCGTTGCCCTGGACTATCCAACACAGTCTGGAGCGCTGCAGGCGGTCGAGGAGCTTAACGGCCTGGTTTCCTGGGTCAAGGTCGGCCTGGAACTCTACCTGGCCGAAGGCCGTCCGGTCGTCGATTCCCTCCTGGAACGCAAGCTGAACATCTTCCTCGATCTGAAGCTGCACGATATTCCCAATACCGTCGCCGGAGCCGTGCGCTCGGTCTCCGGTCTGGGCATCGGTTTGCTGACGGTTCACGCGTGCGGAGGTCCTGCCATGCTGGAGGCTGCCGCCAACGCCGCGGCAAAGATTACGGGAGCCCCCAAGCTGCTTGCGGTCACGGTGCTGACCAGTATGGACCGCGCGCAACTGGCCGCAACGGGGATTCACCATGCACCGGCGGAGCAGGTGGCCCTGCTGGGCAAGATGGCCATAGAGGCGGGCATCGATGGGCTGGTCTGCTCGGGCGAGGAGATTGGCCTGCTCCGCGAAGCGATTGGCTCCGACCCCCTCCTGGTGGTTCCGGGAATTCGCCCCGCCGCAGCGGCAGTGGGCGATCAGAAGCGCGTGGTGACACCCGCCGCTGCAATCCACATGGGTGCCAGCAAGCTGGTGGTAGGCCGCCCGATCACACAGGCGGCTGACCCTGCGGCAGCAACACGCGGCATCCTTGATGAGATCGCCGGAGCTTAG
- a CDS encoding Rcat domain-containing protein yields MAKIAKTADRKKVMDTSKSTDCPKCSKPTRIVKRVKDRERNVPGGMFISCSVCDFYERL; encoded by the coding sequence ATGGCAAAGATTGCCAAGACTGCAGATCGTAAGAAGGTGATGGACACCTCCAAGAGCACGGATTGCCCCAAGTGCTCCAAGCCGACGCGTATTGTTAAGCGCGTTAAGGACCGTGAGCGCAACGTTCCGGGCGGTATGTTCATCTCCTGCTCGGTGTGCGATTTCTACGAGCGTCTCTAA
- a CDS encoding DUF2845 domain-containing protein encodes MVSRARYWLVAGSLAALCLPAAFGQVFVVGKNTATDGLVTEFHPTRVELPAQPLTERGRRDLLRMLEAEQGFAHRALPMGGQGLTLRANGTLSPDSDTIRDALYKKGVSAQAGDRVMVTNLQFEKDRIIVDLDGGPYKKHRWLSHIQLNNNNVVAPEEQPTGARVVLVFERFIPDLTASEVKSLLEPVIDFGVKTSEEAYANTLPEPLKLAVADHRVLVGMNHRMVLAALGQPVMKVREKVDDSTGDKYEEWIYGRTPQTIRFVRFVGDRVVLLKIAELGKPIEVRDKDEMAGYVNPDSVREIAMGDKRPGEEDDGKQAPPPTLRRSSEGPAPGAPGRVQLPDTKNDKADKPEQQFVSNLR; translated from the coding sequence ATGGTTTCGCGGGCTCGGTACTGGCTGGTAGCAGGTTCGCTTGCCGCCTTGTGCCTTCCGGCGGCCTTTGGACAGGTCTTTGTTGTCGGCAAGAATACCGCTACCGACGGCCTGGTGACGGAGTTCCACCCCACCCGCGTCGAGCTTCCGGCACAACCCCTTACAGAACGCGGCCGTCGTGACCTGTTACGCATGCTGGAGGCAGAGCAGGGCTTTGCCCATCGCGCTCTTCCCATGGGCGGCCAGGGGCTGACACTACGCGCCAACGGCACGCTCTCTCCTGACTCGGACACTATCCGTGATGCTCTCTACAAGAAGGGCGTCTCCGCGCAGGCCGGGGACCGCGTCATGGTCACTAACCTGCAGTTTGAAAAGGACCGCATCATCGTGGATCTGGATGGCGGTCCCTACAAAAAGCATCGCTGGCTTTCGCATATCCAGCTCAACAACAACAACGTTGTCGCTCCGGAGGAGCAGCCGACCGGCGCGCGGGTGGTTCTGGTCTTTGAGCGCTTTATCCCGGATCTGACCGCCTCCGAGGTCAAGAGCCTGCTGGAGCCGGTTATCGACTTCGGCGTGAAGACCAGTGAGGAAGCCTACGCCAACACCCTGCCGGAGCCGCTGAAGCTGGCCGTGGCCGACCACCGTGTTCTGGTGGGGATGAACCATCGCATGGTGCTGGCGGCGCTAGGACAGCCGGTAATGAAGGTGCGGGAGAAGGTGGATGACTCCACCGGCGACAAATATGAGGAGTGGATCTATGGCCGTACGCCGCAGACCATTCGTTTTGTGCGGTTCGTCGGTGATCGAGTTGTCCTGCTGAAGATCGCCGAGCTGGGCAAGCCGATTGAGGTCCGCGACAAGGACGAGATGGCTGGCTACGTGAACCCGGACTCCGTCCGCGAGATCGCCATGGGCGACAAGCGTCCAGGGGAAGAGGATGACGGCAAGCAGGCCCCTCCGCCGACCCTGCGAAGGTCCAGTGAAGGCCCGGCACCGGGGGCGCCAGGCCGGGTGCAGCTTCCGGACACGAAGAACGACAAGGCAGACAAGCCCGAGCAACAGTTTGTCTCCAATTTGAGGTAA
- a CDS encoding CPBP family intramembrane glutamic endopeptidase: MMTHETQSGMRAAGGGLFGGRTRGSAAIRFVFAAFWIFASEIIAGIATANMGSVGHEFFYRTVWLVLLLVGFWGMGRTMDAQQHPIREMGLMRREGFVQEWSLGLATGWGLMVLLVLPIMLGGKLDLTFWFSSRSITLTLINLLMLAIASLAEEIAFRGYAFQRLRDAVGPTWATLLFAAIFGYLHLRNPYGGWPAVFVTMLAGVMLSVAYLQTRSLWMAWGLHFGWNAAMGILFGLPVSGLEFSTIVQAHPSLPVWLTGGLYGPEASVFAPFVVIGGIFLVMRVSHDLHWKYGFDPIVPGGYAMEAAPPPQHAAMEAEAAAKQAALIQIMPVAAPPPPPVIPKPGTGPDFSSEEK; the protein is encoded by the coding sequence ATGATGACGCACGAAACTCAAAGTGGTATGCGCGCTGCCGGTGGCGGTCTCTTCGGAGGCCGGACGCGGGGCAGCGCCGCCATCCGTTTTGTCTTCGCAGCATTCTGGATCTTTGCTTCGGAGATCATTGCCGGCATCGCCACGGCGAATATGGGCTCGGTTGGTCACGAGTTCTTTTACCGTACCGTATGGCTGGTATTGCTGCTTGTCGGCTTCTGGGGCATGGGCCGCACCATGGATGCCCAGCAGCACCCCATCCGCGAGATGGGACTGATGCGCCGCGAGGGCTTCGTCCAGGAATGGAGCCTGGGACTTGCCACTGGCTGGGGACTCATGGTGCTGCTGGTGCTTCCCATCATGCTGGGCGGCAAGCTCGATCTCACCTTCTGGTTCAGTAGCCGCTCCATCACGCTTACGCTGATCAATCTGCTCATGTTGGCGATTGCGTCGCTTGCCGAGGAGATCGCTTTCCGTGGCTATGCCTTCCAGCGTCTGCGCGATGCGGTAGGGCCCACCTGGGCGACGCTTCTGTTTGCAGCCATCTTCGGCTACCTGCACCTCAGGAATCCGTACGGTGGTTGGCCGGCGGTCTTCGTCACCATGCTGGCCGGCGTCATGCTGTCCGTCGCCTACCTGCAAACGCGCAGTCTTTGGATGGCGTGGGGGCTCCACTTCGGTTGGAACGCCGCCATGGGCATCCTGTTTGGCCTTCCGGTCAGCGGACTCGAGTTCTCGACCATTGTGCAGGCGCATCCGTCACTTCCTGTCTGGCTGACGGGCGGCCTTTATGGTCCGGAGGCTTCCGTCTTCGCTCCGTTTGTGGTGATTGGTGGCATCTTCCTGGTGATGCGCGTCAGCCATGACCTGCACTGGAAGTACGGTTTCGACCCGATTGTTCCGGGTGGCTACGCCATGGAAGCAGCGCCTCCGCCGCAGCACGCCGCCATGGAAGCCGAGGCTGCAGCGAAGCAGGCAGCCCTGATCCAGATCATGCCGGTGGCTGCTCCACCTCCACCTCCGGTGATCCCAAAGCCGGGTACCGGACCGGATTTTTCATCTGAAGAAAAATGA
- a CDS encoding acetyl-CoA carboxylase carboxyltransferase subunit alpha, whose translation MADLEAGKPAVAEVSEAWRRTEMARHPQRPYPMDFIEALFTDFSEIHGDRAFADDPAMAAGMARFHGQEVMVICNLKGRTLKERMLRKFGSPDPEGYRKALRAMKIAEKFGRPVFTFLDLAGANPGLGAEERGQAEAIARNLFEMARLRVPVLATITGEGGSGGALALAVADRVLMLENAMYSVISPEGAASIMWKDATKRQKAAEALKYTAEDVKRMGCVDEIVAEPAGGSQNDPAASVALLNDRLETHLAQLQALSVDEMLAQRYTKFRNIAQFFEVAS comes from the coding sequence ATGGCAGATTTAGAAGCAGGAAAGCCCGCCGTGGCAGAGGTTTCCGAAGCCTGGCGCAGGACAGAGATGGCGCGGCATCCGCAGCGCCCGTATCCGATGGATTTTATCGAAGCGCTCTTCACCGACTTCAGCGAGATCCACGGCGACCGCGCCTTTGCTGACGATCCCGCAATGGCCGCAGGTATGGCTCGTTTTCATGGCCAGGAGGTTATGGTCATCTGCAACCTGAAGGGTCGTACGCTGAAGGAGCGCATGCTCCGCAAATTCGGCAGCCCCGACCCCGAAGGCTATCGCAAGGCGCTGCGCGCGATGAAGATCGCGGAGAAGTTCGGCCGACCTGTCTTCACCTTCCTCGATCTTGCCGGGGCGAATCCCGGACTTGGCGCCGAGGAGCGTGGCCAGGCCGAAGCGATTGCCAGGAACCTGTTTGAGATGGCTCGCCTGCGCGTGCCTGTTCTGGCGACGATCACTGGCGAAGGCGGCTCCGGTGGAGCGCTGGCGCTGGCGGTAGCCGACCGCGTGCTGATGCTGGAAAACGCGATGTACTCGGTGATCTCCCCCGAAGGTGCGGCGTCGATCATGTGGAAGGACGCTACCAAGCGGCAGAAGGCAGCCGAAGCGCTGAAGTACACCGCCGAGGATGTAAAGCGCATGGGCTGCGTCGATGAGATTGTCGCCGAGCCAGCAGGCGGATCGCAGAACGACCCGGCAGCCTCCGTCGCGCTGCTGAACGACCGCCTGGAAACGCACCTGGCCCAGCTTCAGGCGCTCAGCGTCGATGAGATGCTCGCCCAGCGTTACACCAAGTTCCGCAACATTGCGCAGTTCTTTGAAGTAGCCTCCTAA
- a CDS encoding DUF885 domain-containing protein, with the protein MPSKRTVLLSLFAVALSPFTAVAQNSDFQTRLHALSDSFWSWRATEQPFTNDDIPRIERAEPFVVHWAPADATGYKTKIGDFERQWRALDATKAPVADQVDYRLLGSAIARVHWELTVFPMWTENPFFYVDQSLGSVFAALLPKPPITPAREEIILSRLERMPYTLEEGKKNLTDIRAPYVRATLGEMKGIEDRMQRFHDGLLTVLSLQNKPRFEKAEAAAVKALVDYRTWVEGRPKSLPEKTAVGRDGYVWFLKNVALMNHTPEEMLRMGRQEWERAVSFEALSHAASTGVPEVPFYGTMEKQLTAEKENEAAIRKYMVSHGVLSDPAGVKHYYYLPTPAYIAPLSFLGVTDDLTGPSRLDEDGTSYKGVPRPTTAFWGSITGRDTRPLTLHEGTPGHYFQMAWSWHHPDTIRRHYYDSEANEGIGFYAEEMMMIAGLFEDSPHMKEAIYSLIRLRALRVEVDVKLALGEFTLEQAADYLTNVVPMDRGTATSEAIMFASTPGQAITYQIGKLDIQRLMTDARQKQGNDFSLQKFHDTIWLNGNLPFSLVRWEMLGDAKDVPPVPASFVAAK; encoded by the coding sequence ATGCCTTCCAAGCGGACTGTCCTGCTCTCTCTGTTTGCCGTTGCGCTTTCTCCTTTTACTGCTGTCGCGCAGAACTCTGACTTCCAAACCAGGCTGCATGCGTTGAGTGATTCTTTCTGGAGCTGGCGTGCCACGGAGCAGCCCTTCACTAACGATGACATTCCTCGTATTGAGCGGGCCGAGCCCTTTGTTGTTCACTGGGCACCGGCGGATGCGACGGGTTACAAGACGAAGATCGGCGACTTCGAAAGGCAATGGCGCGCTCTGGATGCAACGAAGGCGCCTGTAGCGGACCAGGTGGACTATCGTCTCCTCGGCTCGGCAATTGCACGCGTGCACTGGGAGCTGACCGTCTTCCCGATGTGGACGGAGAACCCCTTCTTCTACGTCGACCAGAGCCTCGGCTCGGTTTTCGCCGCTCTGCTGCCCAAACCTCCGATTACGCCGGCCCGCGAAGAAATTATCCTCTCCCGCCTGGAGCGCATGCCTTATACGCTGGAGGAAGGGAAGAAGAATCTGACCGACATTCGTGCCCCCTATGTCCGCGCCACGCTGGGCGAGATGAAGGGCATCGAAGACCGGATGCAGCGCTTCCATGACGGCCTGCTGACGGTGCTCTCCCTGCAGAACAAGCCACGTTTTGAGAAGGCTGAAGCCGCCGCGGTCAAGGCTCTTGTCGACTACCGCACCTGGGTCGAAGGCCGCCCGAAGAGCCTGCCCGAGAAGACCGCTGTTGGCCGCGATGGCTATGTCTGGTTCCTGAAGAACGTGGCGCTGATGAACCATACGCCGGAAGAGATGCTCCGGATGGGACGCCAGGAATGGGAGCGTGCGGTCAGCTTTGAAGCGCTGTCGCATGCCGCCAGCACCGGTGTCCCCGAAGTCCCGTTCTACGGCACAATGGAAAAGCAGCTTACCGCTGAAAAAGAGAATGAAGCCGCCATTCGCAAGTACATGGTTTCGCACGGCGTTCTATCGGACCCCGCCGGGGTGAAGCACTATTACTACCTGCCGACACCGGCGTACATCGCTCCGCTCAGCTTCCTGGGGGTGACGGACGACCTGACCGGCCCGTCGCGGCTGGACGAAGACGGTACCAGCTACAAGGGCGTTCCTCGTCCGACGACGGCCTTCTGGGGTTCTATTACCGGTCGCGACACACGTCCGTTGACGCTGCATGAGGGAACCCCGGGCCATTACTTCCAGATGGCCTGGAGCTGGCACCACCCGGATACCATCCGTCGCCACTACTACGATTCTGAGGCGAATGAGGGCATCGGTTTCTATGCCGAGGAGATGATGATGATCGCCGGCCTCTTCGAGGATTCGCCCCATATGAAGGAAGCCATCTACAGCCTGATTCGCCTGCGTGCACTGCGCGTAGAGGTTGACGTGAAGCTGGCGCTGGGTGAGTTCACGCTGGAGCAGGCGGCAGACTATCTGACCAACGTGGTCCCCATGGACCGCGGCACGGCGACGAGCGAGGCTATTATGTTCGCTTCAACCCCGGGACAGGCCATCACCTACCAGATCGGCAAGCTGGACATCCAGCGGTTGATGACCGACGCCCGGCAGAAGCAGGGAAACGACTTCAGCCTGCAGAAGTTCCATGACACGATCTGGCTGAATGGCAACCTGCCGTTCTCGCTGGTTCGCTGGGAGATGCTGGGCGACGCGAAGGATGTGCCGCCGGTTCCGGCCTCATTTGTCGCTGCAAAGTAA